A single region of the Nocardioides sp. W7 genome encodes:
- a CDS encoding DNA topoisomerase IV subunit B encodes MYIGSTDTRGLMHCLWEIIDNGVDEALAGAATCVEVTLHPDGSAEIHDDGRGIPTDKEPKTGLPGVEVVATKLHAGGKFGGGSYVATGGLHGVGLSVVNALSSRMDIDVERSPSSQGLSFRRGTPGVFDGPGPAASFEARSGLSRKAGRVAKGRSGTRIQFWPDRQIFTKDATFEFEGLLGRARQTSFIVPGLELVIRDLRGDTPVEEKFRHDGGIAEFTEFLARDEPVTEVLRIQGTGSFTETVPMLDELGHMTPQDVDRELGVDVAVRWGVGYDTELRSFVNVIATPKGGTHVAGFEAALAKPFNDAMRAAKVLRAADVDVLKEDVLEGLTGVVTVRLAEPQFEGQTKEILGTPAVRGEVRKIVARQFTEFLTSSKRAEKAQAKLLMEKVAGAAKTRIAARQHKETQRRKNALESSALPSKLADCRNNDNDRTELFIVEGDSALGTAKVARNSEFQALLPIRGKILNVQKASVGDMLKNTECSSIIQVVGAGSGRTFDLDARRYGRIIFMADADSDGAHIRCLLATLFFKYMPDLVAAGRVYSAVPPLHRIELSNPKKGMDKYVYTYSDAELQRKLAELKKRGVRWKDPVQRYKGLGEMDADQLAETTMDPRHRTLRRITVDDAESASQVFELLMGSDVAPRKEFIVQGAYEVDVEALDA; translated from the coding sequence ATGTACATCGGCTCGACCGACACCCGCGGCCTCATGCACTGCCTGTGGGAGATCATCGACAACGGCGTCGACGAGGCGCTGGCCGGCGCGGCGACCTGTGTGGAGGTCACCCTCCATCCCGACGGCTCGGCCGAGATCCACGACGACGGGCGCGGCATCCCGACCGACAAGGAGCCCAAGACCGGGCTCCCGGGGGTCGAGGTCGTCGCGACCAAACTGCACGCGGGCGGCAAGTTCGGCGGCGGGTCGTACGTCGCCACCGGCGGCCTGCACGGCGTCGGCCTGTCGGTCGTCAACGCGCTCTCGAGCCGGATGGACATCGACGTCGAGCGCTCGCCGTCCAGCCAGGGCCTGTCGTTCCGTCGCGGCACGCCCGGGGTATTCGACGGTCCGGGGCCGGCGGCGTCCTTCGAGGCGCGCTCGGGCCTGAGCCGCAAGGCCGGCCGGGTCGCGAAGGGGCGCAGCGGCACCCGCATCCAGTTCTGGCCGGACCGGCAGATCTTCACCAAGGACGCCACCTTCGAGTTCGAGGGGCTGCTCGGCCGCGCCCGGCAGACGTCGTTCATCGTCCCCGGGCTGGAGCTGGTGATCCGCGACCTGCGCGGGGACACCCCGGTGGAGGAGAAGTTCCGCCACGACGGCGGGATCGCGGAGTTCACCGAGTTCCTGGCCCGCGACGAGCCGGTGACCGAGGTGCTGCGCATCCAGGGGACCGGCTCGTTCACCGAGACCGTGCCCATGCTCGACGAGCTGGGGCACATGACCCCACAGGACGTGGACCGCGAGCTCGGGGTCGACGTCGCCGTGCGCTGGGGAGTCGGCTACGACACCGAGCTGCGCTCGTTCGTCAACGTGATCGCCACCCCCAAGGGCGGCACCCACGTAGCCGGATTCGAGGCGGCCCTGGCCAAGCCGTTCAACGACGCCATGCGCGCGGCGAAGGTGCTCCGGGCCGCCGACGTGGACGTGCTGAAGGAGGACGTGCTCGAGGGCCTCACCGGCGTCGTCACCGTGCGGCTGGCCGAGCCTCAGTTCGAGGGCCAGACCAAGGAGATCCTCGGTACGCCGGCGGTGCGCGGCGAGGTGCGCAAGATCGTCGCCCGGCAGTTCACCGAGTTCCTCACCAGCAGCAAGCGCGCCGAGAAGGCCCAGGCCAAGCTGCTGATGGAGAAGGTCGCGGGCGCGGCGAAGACCCGGATCGCGGCGCGTCAGCACAAGGAGACCCAGCGTCGCAAGAACGCGCTGGAGTCCTCCGCGCTGCCCTCGAAGCTGGCCGACTGCCGCAACAACGACAACGACCGCACCGAGCTCTTCATCGTCGAGGGCGACTCGGCGCTCGGGACGGCCAAGGTCGCCCGCAACTCGGAGTTCCAGGCGCTGCTGCCGATCCGCGGCAAGATCCTCAACGTCCAGAAGGCCTCGGTCGGCGACATGCTGAAGAACACCGAGTGCTCCTCGATCATCCAGGTCGTCGGGGCCGGCTCGGGCCGCACCTTCGACCTCGACGCCCGGCGCTACGGCCGGATCATCTTCATGGCCGACGCCGACTCCGACGGCGCCCACATCCGCTGCCTGCTGGCGACCCTGTTCTTCAAGTACATGCCCGACCTGGTCGCCGCCGGCCGGGTCTACTCCGCGGTCCCGCCGCTGCACCGCATCGAGCTGTCCAACCCGAAGAAGGGCATGGACAAGTACGTCTACACCTACTCCGACGCCGAGCTGCAGCGGAAGCTGGCGGAGCTGAAGAAGCGAGGAGTCCGGTGGAAGGACCCGGTCCAGCGCTACAAGGGTCTCGGCGAGATGGACGCCGACCAGCTCGCGGAGACGACGATGGACCCGCGCCACCGCACCCTCCGCCGGATCACGGTCGACGACGCCGAGAGCGCGAGTCAGGTCTTCGAGCTGCTGATGGGCTCGGACGTCGCCCCGCGCAAGGAGTTCATCGTGCAGGGCGCCTACGAGGTGGACGTCGAGGCGCTGGACGCCTGA